Proteins encoded together in one Undibacterium sp. CCC3.4 window:
- a CDS encoding NAD-glutamate dehydrogenase, whose product MTITHFAELLAYAQAHPGPAAERQGSFLSTYFDHTDPDEIIARGPATLFAQANAHWRLLDAAGTAGSARIRVFNPTLAEDGFVSEHTVVQIVNENMPFLVDSVTMAINRSGRTAHWIVHPLMSVSRKAGGDIAAVSTVAAAKSAGRHDPVESLIMVECDRIVNLTDQQALAAELHQVLVDVSSAVADWPAMLERVHSVCSACETHAPAECGNEGVAFLRWLEDRHFTFLGARDYDLKRDGEHVSLVAIAESGLGILRGKVQTSMAHLPPEVLAIMESDETVLVTKAMTRSTVHRPAWLDYVAIKRYDDSGKVIGESRFMGLYTSAAYAAPVDQIPQVRQRVAAVMASAGVVPQSHAAKALQAILDDYPRDELFQIDTATLTEHAIGILRLQERQRTRLFLRRDPFGRFTSAQVFVPRDRYNTELRVKVSNELMIALNGESIEFTPMLTDSPLARIHYQVRAKERAPQNINLAALEARVARLAQRWEDDCTTELLRTHGEGLGLALAHRFANAFPTAYREDFSALVGAEDAEMLAGLCATAPMVVKLYRPLDADAGMLRFKIYNTSKVALSDSLPVLEHMGARVLDEHPYQITAGSEPLWIHDLGLQLPPKSDLAAIKARFETLFSQAWRGEVESDDLNRLVLNTALDARSIAVLRACSRYFKQLGFAYSQSYIETALNKNAGITQLIAELFGARFKPDFAGDRASAQQHIAQQLEAQLAQVASLDEDRILRQFFATIMATLRTNLWQTDASGAFKPYMSFKLNPREVPGVPEPKPLFEIWVYSPRVEGVHLRGGKVARGGLRWSDRREDFRTEVLGLVKAQQVKNTVIVPVGSKGGFVLKNAPPATEREAFQAEGIACYKIFLSGLLDITDNIVKGSIVAPAQVVRHDADDPYLVVAADKGTATFSDIANSVSADYGFWLGDAFASGGSVGYDHKKMGITARGAWESVKRHFRSVGVNTQETAFSVAGIGDMSGDVFGNGMLLSEHIELVAAFDHRHIFIDPSPDAAASFAERQRLFNLPRSSWDDYDKSLISAGGGVYLRGAKSIKLSEQARAVLGISQAELTPVELLRVILQAPVDLLYNGGIGTYVKATFESHAQVGDKAGDAFRVNGNDLRCKVLAEGGNLGCTQNGRIEFAQKGGRIYTDAIDNSAGVDCSDHEVNIKILLGAIVEAGDLTLKQRNDLLASMTDEVGHLVLTDNYYQSQALDIAVHRPLYVLDGQQRLMQSLEKQGRLNRAIEYLPSDDEIFHRKGRKQGLTAPEGAVVLAYAKMSVFDDLVASNLPDDPFFSSALKAYFPQVLSERFPAAIAVHPLKREIVATYITNTVLNRVGATFVNFIATEAAAGAADVIRAFTLAREIFDLEVLWDQIDVLDYVVDATLQLDLLSKLIAITQRASRWMLRIRAQSSDLPTLIQRYQPAARELRSQLNDWLPPAAYTAWQNDAATLAAAGVETSLAQNLSALEYLFPALDLVDLAALTGSNLEQVARSYFGVDDALGLSGWRSQINRLPTETLWQTQARGSARDDVYSIATQITRGLLSRQEELSAWHERNAAVVERLTGLLALISAQAADLAPVSVALRELRQLA is encoded by the coding sequence ATGACCATCACGCACTTCGCCGAGCTACTCGCTTACGCGCAAGCTCACCCTGGCCCCGCAGCCGAACGCCAAGGTAGTTTTCTTTCTACTTATTTCGACCATACTGATCCCGATGAAATCATCGCGCGCGGCCCGGCGACCCTGTTTGCCCAAGCCAATGCTCACTGGCGTTTGCTCGATGCCGCCGGTACTGCTGGCAGTGCCCGCATCCGCGTGTTCAATCCCACCCTGGCTGAAGACGGTTTTGTCAGCGAACACACGGTGGTACAGATCGTCAATGAAAACATGCCTTTCCTGGTTGATTCGGTCACCATGGCGATCAACCGCAGCGGCCGCACCGCGCATTGGATCGTGCATCCGCTCATGAGCGTGAGTCGCAAGGCCGGTGGTGACATCGCCGCAGTCAGCACGGTTGCCGCAGCAAAAAGCGCCGGTCGCCATGACCCGGTGGAATCGCTGATCATGGTCGAATGCGACCGCATCGTCAACCTGACAGATCAGCAAGCCTTGGCCGCAGAACTGCATCAAGTGTTAGTCGACGTATCGAGTGCCGTGGCCGACTGGCCGGCCATGCTAGAACGCGTGCACAGCGTCTGCAGCGCCTGTGAAACCCATGCGCCGGCCGAATGCGGCAATGAAGGTGTGGCCTTCCTGCGTTGGCTGGAAGACCGCCATTTCACCTTCCTCGGTGCGCGTGACTACGATCTCAAACGCGATGGCGAGCATGTCAGTCTGGTCGCGATTGCCGAATCAGGTCTTGGTATTTTGCGTGGCAAAGTACAAACCAGCATGGCCCATTTGCCACCGGAAGTACTGGCCATCATGGAATCGGATGAAACCGTGTTAGTCACCAAGGCGATGACGCGTTCCACCGTACACCGTCCGGCCTGGCTCGATTATGTCGCTATTAAACGCTATGATGACAGCGGCAAAGTCATCGGTGAATCGCGCTTCATGGGGCTCTACACCTCAGCCGCTTATGCGGCACCGGTCGACCAAATTCCCCAAGTACGGCAACGCGTTGCCGCCGTCATGGCCAGTGCCGGCGTGGTCCCGCAAAGTCATGCCGCCAAGGCCTTGCAAGCGATTCTCGACGATTACCCGCGCGACGAATTATTCCAGATCGACACCGCCACCCTGACCGAGCATGCCATCGGCATCTTGCGTTTGCAAGAGCGTCAGCGGACTCGCTTGTTCCTGCGGCGTGATCCCTTCGGTCGCTTCACCTCGGCCCAAGTGTTCGTGCCGCGTGACCGTTACAACACCGAATTGCGCGTCAAAGTCAGCAATGAACTGATGATAGCCTTGAACGGCGAATCGATAGAATTCACCCCCATGCTGACCGACAGCCCGCTGGCGCGAATTCACTACCAAGTACGCGCCAAAGAACGGGCGCCGCAAAATATCAATTTGGCCGCGCTCGAAGCGCGCGTCGCCAGACTGGCGCAGCGTTGGGAAGATGACTGCACCACCGAACTGCTGCGCACCCATGGCGAAGGTCTGGGTCTGGCCTTGGCACACCGCTTCGCCAACGCCTTTCCAACCGCCTACCGCGAAGATTTTTCCGCCCTGGTCGGGGCCGAAGATGCCGAAATGCTGGCCGGTCTGTGTGCCACTGCGCCCATGGTCGTCAAGCTGTATCGTCCGCTCGATGCCGATGCCGGCATGCTGCGCTTTAAAATCTACAATACCAGCAAAGTTGCCTTATCCGATTCTTTGCCGGTCCTTGAACATATGGGCGCGCGCGTGCTCGACGAGCATCCGTATCAAATCACCGCTGGCAGCGAACCACTGTGGATCCATGATCTCGGTTTGCAATTGCCGCCGAAAAGTGATTTGGCCGCTATCAAGGCGCGCTTTGAAACCTTGTTTTCGCAAGCCTGGCGCGGCGAAGTCGAGAGTGACGATCTCAACCGTCTGGTGCTCAATACCGCGCTCGATGCGCGCTCGATTGCAGTGTTACGTGCCTGTTCGCGTTATTTCAAACAACTCGGTTTCGCATACAGCCAAAGCTATATCGAAACGGCCTTGAACAAAAATGCCGGCATCACGCAATTGATTGCCGAACTGTTTGGTGCCCGTTTCAAACCCGACTTTGCCGGCGACCGCGCCTCGGCGCAGCAACACATCGCTCAACAACTCGAAGCCCAACTGGCGCAGGTCGCCAGCCTCGACGAAGATCGCATTTTGCGGCAATTTTTTGCCACCATCATGGCGACCCTGCGTACCAATTTGTGGCAAACCGATGCCAGCGGTGCGTTCAAACCCTACATGAGTTTCAAGCTCAACCCGCGCGAAGTGCCGGGCGTGCCGGAACCGAAACCCTTGTTTGAAATTTGGGTGTATTCACCACGCGTCGAAGGGGTCCATTTACGTGGCGGTAAGGTCGCGCGCGGGGGCTTGCGCTGGTCTGATCGGCGCGAAGATTTTCGTACCGAAGTGCTGGGCTTGGTCAAGGCTCAGCAAGTTAAAAACACCGTTATCGTGCCAGTCGGTTCGAAAGGTGGCTTCGTGCTTAAAAATGCGCCGCCTGCGACTGAGCGCGAAGCCTTTCAAGCCGAAGGCATTGCCTGCTACAAGATCTTCCTCTCCGGTCTGCTCGACATCACCGACAACATCGTCAAAGGCAGCATCGTCGCGCCAGCCCAGGTGGTGCGCCATGATGCCGATGATCCGTATCTGGTGGTAGCGGCCGACAAAGGCACGGCGACCTTCTCCGATATCGCCAACAGCGTATCGGCCGACTACGGTTTCTGGCTTGGTGACGCCTTCGCTTCCGGCGGTTCGGTTGGTTATGACCATAAAAAAATGGGCATCACCGCCCGCGGTGCCTGGGAATCGGTGAAACGCCATTTCCGCTCCGTTGGCGTGAACACCCAAGAGACGGCCTTCAGCGTCGCTGGTATCGGCGACATGTCGGGCGATGTGTTCGGCAACGGCATGCTGCTGTCAGAGCATATCGAACTGGTGGCGGCCTTCGATCATCGACACATCTTCATCGATCCCTCGCCCGATGCCGCCGCTTCATTCGCCGAGCGTCAACGCTTGTTCAATTTGCCGCGTTCGAGCTGGGATGACTACGACAAGAGCCTGATTTCAGCCGGCGGTGGCGTGTATCTGCGCGGCGCCAAATCGATCAAACTCAGCGAGCAGGCCCGCGCCGTACTCGGCATCAGCCAGGCCGAACTCACGCCAGTAGAATTGTTACGCGTAATTTTACAAGCACCGGTCGATCTGCTCTACAACGGCGGCATTGGCACCTACGTCAAAGCCACCTTCGAAAGCCATGCCCAAGTTGGAGATAAAGCCGGCGACGCGTTCCGTGTCAATGGCAATGACTTGCGTTGCAAAGTGCTGGCTGAAGGCGGTAACCTCGGCTGTACCCAAAACGGTCGCATCGAATTCGCCCAAAAAGGCGGGCGCATCTATACCGATGCGATCGACAATTCCGCCGGGGTCGATTGCTCCGATCATGAAGTCAATATTAAAATTCTGCTCGGTGCCATCGTCGAAGCTGGTGACCTCACGCTCAAACAGCGCAATGATTTGCTCGCCTCGATGACCGACGAAGTCGGTCATCTGGTGCTGACCGATAATTACTATCAGTCGCAGGCACTCGACATCGCCGTCCACCGTCCTCTGTATGTACTCGATGGTCAGCAACGCTTGATGCAATCCTTGGAAAAGCAGGGCCGCCTTAATCGCGCCATCGAATACCTGCCTAGCGATGACGAAATTTTCCACCGCAAGGGCCGCAAACAGGGCTTGACCGCACCGGAAGGCGCAGTCGTGCTCGCGTACGCCAAAATGTCGGTATTCGACGATTTGGTGGCCAGCAATCTGCCGGATGACCCGTTCTTCAGCAGTGCTCTCAAAGCCTATTTCCCGCAGGTTTTGTCCGAACGCTTTCCGGCCGCGATTGCCGTCCATCCCCTGAAGCGTGAAATCGTCGCCACCTACATCACCAACACCGTGCTCAATCGGGTTGGCGCGACCTTCGTCAATTTCATCGCCACCGAAGCGGCGGCCGGCGCGGCCGATGTGATCCGTGCCTTCACCTTGGCGCGTGAAATTTTCGACCTCGAAGTATTATGGGATCAGATCGATGTGCTCGACTACGTCGTCGACGCCACCTTACAGCTCGATTTACTGAGCAAGCTGATCGCCATCACCCAACGTGCTTCACGTTGGATGTTGCGCATCCGTGCACAGAGCAGCGATCTGCCGACCCTGATTCAGCGCTACCAACCGGCGGCGCGCGAATTGCGTTCGCAATTGAATGATTGGTTACCGCCGGCCGCCTACACGGCTTGGCAGAACGACGCCGCGACGCTTGCCGCCGCCGGTGTTGAAACCAGTTTGGCGCAAAACCTCAGCGCGCTCGAGTACCTGTTCCCGGCGCTCGATCTGGTCGATCTGGCCGCGCTTACCGGCAGCAATCTCGAACAAGTCGCCCGCAGCTATTTTGGGGTCGACGATGCGCTCGGCTTGAGTGGCTGGCGCAGTCAAATCAATCGCTTGCCAACCGAAACACTGTGGCAAACCCAGGCGCGTGGCAGTGCGCGTGACGATGTGTATTCGATCGCTACTCAAATCACGCGTGGTTTGTTATCGCGGCAGGAAGAACTGAGTGCTTGGCATGAGCGCAATGCGGCCGTGGTGGAGCGCCTGACCGGTTTGCTGGCGCTGATCAGCGCCCAAGCGGCCGATCTGGCACCGGTCTCGGTGGCTTTGCGCGAACTGCGACAACTGGCATAA
- a CDS encoding peptidylprolyl isomerase, which yields MSIKSRVVLGSAVALFVLSACNDKDKAASAPAAASTAAATATETKEVAAATVNGTAISKKQLDQIMQQQAAQGMPDNPETRKMVIDNLAMQILVAQEAATKGLDKAPEVKEQLEMARLSILANSFVKDYMKTAVVSDEALKAEYEKFKAAQSGNEYKARHILVATEEEAKAIIAKLKKDPKAFEALAKSKSKDPGSKDKGGDLGWFNAKNMVPEFGNAVAKLSKGQMTEEPVKSQFGFHVITLDDTRPLAVPPLEEVKAGMSQQLQQQNLKKMLDDLKAKAKIEITAPPAAVVAPAAASAAAAPAASAAPAAASAAQK from the coding sequence ATGTCGATCAAATCCCGCGTGGTATTGGGTAGTGCCGTGGCCTTGTTCGTGCTCAGCGCTTGCAATGATAAAGATAAAGCAGCCTCAGCACCGGCAGCGGCAAGCACCGCAGCTGCCACGGCGACTGAGACAAAAGAAGTGGCAGCTGCCACCGTCAATGGCACCGCCATCAGCAAAAAGCAGCTGGACCAAATCATGCAGCAACAAGCTGCCCAAGGTATGCCGGATAATCCGGAAACCCGCAAAATGGTGATCGATAATCTGGCGATGCAAATTTTAGTCGCGCAAGAAGCGGCCACCAAGGGTCTCGATAAGGCACCGGAAGTCAAAGAGCAACTGGAAATGGCGCGTTTGTCGATTCTGGCGAATTCCTTCGTTAAAGACTACATGAAAACGGCCGTTGTCAGCGACGAAGCACTCAAGGCTGAATACGAAAAATTCAAAGCGGCTCAAAGCGGCAATGAGTACAAAGCACGTCACATCTTGGTCGCCACCGAAGAAGAAGCCAAAGCGATTATCGCTAAGCTGAAAAAAGATCCGAAGGCATTCGAGGCTTTGGCTAAATCGAAATCCAAAGATCCTGGTTCGAAAGACAAAGGCGGCGACCTCGGCTGGTTCAATGCTAAAAATATGGTGCCGGAATTCGGTAATGCCGTGGCCAAATTGAGCAAAGGTCAAATGACTGAAGAACCGGTGAAATCGCAATTCGGTTTCCACGTCATCACCCTTGATGATACTCGTCCATTGGCGGTACCGCCGCTGGAAGAAGTCAAAGCCGGCATGTCTCAGCAGTTGCAACAGCAAAACCTGAAGAAAATGCTCGATGATTTGAAAGCCAAAGCGAAGATAGAAATTACCGCGCCACCAGCTGCAGTTGTAGCACCGGCCGCCGCTTCTGCGGCTGCTGCGCCTGCGGCATCAGCAGCACCTGCGGCCGCTTCGGCAGCGCAGAAATAA
- a CDS encoding C1 family peptidase, with product MPSPTKPCFPAFDARADRLDLRDRQYAPGLRALPGAFPDALWMSQNMPAYLAAGLVLNQGADGACTGFGLAAVINLLYWRLNPAQPPCSPRMLYHLAKFYDEWPGEDYSGSSCRGALKGWHKHGVCQSQLWPYTIARNGSAPNWESARPGWEADAESRPLGSYYRIDKNSISDIQAAIVEAGAVYVSGNAHSGWGLHQFKADTSAPLLSLEQLPLIRIEEKSIGGHAFAFIGYTADGFVLQNSWGRDWAYQGLAILSYADWLASATDAWAVGLGVPERHLDSANEDAGPNDGVPALRRQSLQAYARARSKRRGALNTDQAYAQTVVIDNNGAAVQRLLAFADAAAATRHIAHTAPLAWYRQQAQATPLRLVLYALGGLGDEASSLDDVARLAPYFLANGMYPLFLCPLNGLSDAIVSLLRAEFGSDTPPHSVAERQAQDSSIEAYAESSGGKALWIQVKQAAQQAALNDTPPRALYALAKALQQLQKDCAGSLEIHLIAHSAGAHLCGWLLDLLKFSAPKTCTLYAPACSIAFANQHFLPALISGTLARENFHLHVLADTLEQHDEVAGLYHQSWLYLIARSLENRHKTPLLGMACSVDADFLSALGGHPAQWNHSELAALRKWQHHYWDGKTVRGFATGSKPLSRAHSSTLHVQQQAIVNSGHHTLRASHTSFDRDILTVTATLRRIAGLKASQPLPCPVDDLS from the coding sequence ATGCCCTCTCCCACCAAACCATGCTTTCCCGCCTTCGATGCGCGCGCCGACCGGCTCGATTTGCGCGATCGTCAGTATGCCCCCGGCTTGCGTGCCCTGCCCGGCGCTTTTCCCGATGCACTATGGATGAGTCAGAACATGCCGGCGTATTTAGCCGCCGGCCTGGTGCTCAATCAGGGTGCGGATGGTGCTTGCACCGGCTTCGGTTTGGCCGCGGTAATCAATTTATTATATTGGCGTCTCAATCCAGCGCAACCGCCCTGCAGCCCGCGCATGCTCTACCATTTGGCCAAGTTTTATGATGAGTGGCCGGGCGAAGACTATTCCGGTTCCAGCTGTCGTGGTGCCCTCAAGGGCTGGCATAAACATGGCGTCTGTCAAAGCCAGTTATGGCCCTACACGATCGCGCGCAACGGCAGCGCACCGAACTGGGAAAGTGCACGCCCCGGCTGGGAAGCCGATGCCGAGAGCCGTCCGCTGGGCAGCTATTACCGTATCGACAAAAACAGCATCAGCGATATACAGGCGGCGATCGTCGAGGCCGGTGCCGTGTATGTGTCAGGCAATGCCCACAGCGGCTGGGGTCTGCACCAATTCAAAGCCGATACCAGTGCGCCGCTACTCAGTCTCGAGCAATTACCGCTTATCCGCATCGAAGAGAAATCGATAGGCGGACATGCCTTTGCTTTCATCGGTTACACGGCCGACGGTTTCGTACTGCAAAATTCTTGGGGCCGTGACTGGGCGTATCAAGGCCTGGCGATACTCAGTTATGCCGACTGGCTGGCTTCGGCCACCGATGCCTGGGCGGTCGGACTCGGTGTGCCGGAGCGACATCTCGACAGCGCCAACGAAGACGCTGGCCCGAATGATGGCGTGCCGGCTTTGCGCCGACAAAGCTTACAAGCCTATGCACGTGCGCGCAGCAAGCGACGCGGGGCGCTCAACACCGATCAGGCATATGCGCAGACCGTGGTGATCGATAATAATGGCGCGGCCGTTCAAAGGCTACTGGCATTTGCCGATGCTGCCGCCGCCACCCGCCATATCGCTCACACTGCGCCCTTGGCCTGGTACCGACAACAAGCGCAAGCGACACCGCTGCGGCTGGTGCTGTATGCACTCGGCGGCTTGGGCGATGAAGCAAGTTCGCTCGACGATGTCGCGCGTTTGGCACCGTATTTTCTGGCCAACGGCATGTATCCGCTGTTCCTGTGTCCGCTCAATGGTTTGAGCGATGCGATTGTGTCGCTGTTGCGCGCCGAATTCGGCAGCGACACGCCGCCGCACTCAGTGGCGGAACGTCAAGCGCAAGACAGCAGTATCGAGGCCTATGCCGAAAGCAGCGGCGGCAAAGCCCTGTGGATACAAGTCAAACAAGCGGCACAACAAGCTGCGCTCAACGATACGCCGCCGCGCGCCTTGTATGCGCTGGCCAAAGCATTGCAGCAGTTGCAAAAAGATTGTGCCGGTAGTTTGGAAATCCATTTGATCGCGCATTCTGCCGGTGCCCATTTGTGCGGCTGGCTGCTCGACTTGCTCAAATTTTCAGCACCGAAAACCTGTACCCTGTATGCCCCGGCCTGCAGCATAGCCTTCGCCAATCAACACTTTTTACCAGCGCTGATCAGCGGCACACTGGCGCGTGAAAATTTCCATCTGCATGTGCTCGCCGATACGCTGGAGCAGCACGATGAAGTCGCTGGGCTCTACCATCAATCATGGTTGTATCTGATCGCACGCAGCTTGGAAAACCGCCACAAAACCCCCTTGCTAGGCATGGCTTGCAGTGTCGATGCCGATTTTCTGAGCGCGCTCGGCGGCCACCCGGCACAATGGAATCACAGCGAATTGGCGGCACTGCGCAAGTGGCAGCACCATTACTGGGATGGTAAAACCGTACGCGGCTTTGCGACTGGGAGTAAGCCGCTCAGTCGTGCCCACAGCAGTACCCTGCATGTGCAGCAACAAGCCATTGTCAACAGCGGCCACCATACGCTGCGCGCCAGCCATACCAGCTTCGATCGCGATATCCTCACCGTCACGGCGACGCTGCGCCGTATCGCCGGACTCAAAGCCAGCCAGCCACTACCCTGCCCGGTCGACGATTTGTCGTGA
- a CDS encoding DEAD/DEAH box helicase translates to MSESTSPISFSDLQLSAPLLRALQDVGYETPSPIQAETIPLLLANRDVLGQAQTGTGKTAAFALPVLSRIDINQTTPQALVLAPTRELAIQVAEAFQTYARHIPGFHVLPIYGGQSYGPQLSALRRGVHVVVGTPGRVIDHLDKGSLDLSKIKTLVLDEADEMLRMGFIDDVERILQETPEGRQTALFSATMPSAIKRIAQTYLNQPAEVTIAAKTGTADNIRQRYWLVSGMHKLDALTRILEAETFDGMIIFSRTKLGTEELASKLNARGFSVAAINGDLNQQQRERTIQQLKDGKIDILVATDVAARGLDVERISHVINYDVPSDPESYTHRIGRTGRAGRSGEAILFITPREKNLLKAIERATRQPVSPLELPTIQTVNDVRIARFKDQITATLAQGGLEEFTSLIEDFEREQNVPAVEIAAALAKMARGDEPLLLDKNRRDTRGDDSWRDERPARVERSDRGDRGDRGDRPQRSFEREERGVRREHSPRSAEPGMQTYRIAVGHEHGVKPGNIVGAIANEANIESKFIGRIDIYDDYTILDLPDNLPSDMLDHLKSVRVAGQSLRISAERAGAAAPAAARPARSEAPRPSRSDAAPSSRLNQVVDRAVRTPDSEEQEELSAKPKKDKGKPKVSVPMQTYRIEVGKADTVTPANIVGAIANEAGMEAKYIGRIDIFDTYSTLDLPVGMPDELLTQLKGVWVAGKQIKITATGEPSSGGVAQGFPSGAKQTGGDRRVMEKAGGKPAGKFSNGRPSKFDKDSGTTRRKPSK, encoded by the coding sequence ATGTCTGAATCTACTTCCCCGATTTCCTTTTCCGATTTGCAATTGAGTGCGCCATTATTGCGCGCCTTGCAAGACGTCGGTTATGAAACCCCATCGCCTATCCAGGCCGAAACCATCCCACTTTTGTTGGCTAACCGTGACGTTCTCGGCCAAGCGCAAACCGGCACCGGCAAGACCGCGGCGTTTGCCTTGCCGGTTTTGTCGCGTATCGATATCAACCAAACCACGCCACAAGCGCTGGTGTTGGCACCGACGCGTGAATTGGCTATCCAAGTGGCTGAGGCGTTTCAAACCTATGCGCGTCACATCCCCGGCTTTCACGTTTTGCCTATTTACGGTGGTCAAAGCTATGGTCCACAATTATCGGCGCTGCGCCGTGGTGTACACGTCGTCGTCGGTACTCCGGGTCGGGTGATTGACCATCTTGACAAAGGTTCGCTCGATCTGTCAAAAATCAAAACCTTGGTGCTCGACGAAGCCGATGAAATGCTGCGCATGGGTTTCATCGACGATGTCGAACGCATTTTGCAAGAAACACCGGAAGGCCGTCAAACCGCCTTGTTCTCGGCCACCATGCCGTCGGCCATCAAGCGCATCGCCCAGACTTATTTGAACCAGCCGGCCGAAGTCACGATCGCTGCCAAAACCGGTACCGCCGACAATATTCGTCAGCGTTATTGGCTCGTCAGCGGCATGCACAAGCTCGACGCCTTGACGCGCATTTTGGAAGCCGAAACTTTCGACGGCATGATTATTTTTTCGCGCACCAAGCTCGGTACGGAAGAATTGGCTTCGAAACTCAATGCCCGTGGCTTCTCGGTCGCCGCCATCAATGGCGATTTGAACCAACAGCAGCGCGAACGCACGATTCAACAACTCAAAGACGGCAAGATCGATATTCTGGTCGCCACCGACGTCGCCGCGCGCGGTCTCGACGTTGAGCGCATCAGCCACGTCATCAACTATGACGTGCCATCGGACCCGGAAAGCTATACCCACCGTATCGGTCGTACCGGCCGCGCCGGTCGCAGTGGTGAGGCGATATTGTTCATCACGCCGCGTGAAAAAAATCTCTTGAAGGCGATCGAACGGGCTACCCGTCAACCGGTGTCACCGCTGGAATTGCCGACTATCCAAACGGTTAACGATGTTCGTATCGCCCGTTTCAAGGATCAGATCACGGCCACGCTGGCACAGGGTGGCTTGGAAGAATTCACTTCCTTGATCGAAGATTTCGAACGCGAACAAAATGTTCCAGCGGTTGAAATTGCCGCTGCATTGGCAAAAATGGCACGCGGCGATGAACCGCTGCTGCTCGACAAAAACCGTCGTGATACCCGCGGTGACGACAGCTGGCGCGATGAGCGTCCGGCCCGTGTCGAACGCAGTGATCGTGGCGATCGTGGCGATCGTGGTGACCGTCCACAACGCAGTTTTGAACGGGAAGAACGTGGCGTACGCCGTGAGCACAGCCCGCGCTCGGCCGAACCAGGCATGCAAACTTACCGCATCGCCGTCGGTCATGAGCATGGTGTCAAACCGGGCAATATTGTCGGTGCGATTGCCAATGAAGCCAATATCGAATCCAAATTCATCGGTCGCATCGATATTTACGATGATTACACTATCCTCGATTTGCCGGACAATTTACCGTCCGACATGCTTGACCATTTGAAATCAGTACGCGTAGCCGGTCAGTCGCTGCGCATCAGTGCCGAACGCGCCGGTGCCGCCGCTCCGGCCGCTGCACGCCCAGCACGCAGCGAGGCACCGCGTCCAAGCCGCAGCGATGCCGCGCCAAGCAGCCGTCTGAACCAAGTGGTCGACCGTGCCGTGCGCACGCCCGACAGCGAAGAGCAGGAAGAATTGTCGGCCAAGCCGAAAAAAGACAAGGGCAAGCCGAAAGTCAGCGTGCCTATGCAAACCTATCGTATCGAAGTCGGTAAAGCCGACACGGTGACCCCAGCCAATATCGTCGGTGCGATCGCCAACGAAGCCGGTATGGAAGCCAAGTACATCGGCCGCATCGATATCTTTGATACCTACAGCACGCTCGACTTGCCGGTTGGTATGCCGGATGAATTGCTCACGCAACTCAAAGGCGTGTGGGTCGCTGGTAAGCAGATCAAAATCACTGCCACCGGCGAACCGTCGAGTGGCGGTGTGGCGCAAGGCTTTCCTTCCGGTGCCAAGCAAACCGGCGGCGACCGTCGTGTGATGGAAAAAGCCGGCGGCAAACCGGCCGGTAAATTCTCCAACGGCCGTCCATCGAAGTTTGATAAAGACAGTGGCACTACCCGTCGCAAACCGAGCAAATAA
- a CDS encoding 1-aminocyclopropane-1-carboxylate deaminase/D-cysteine desulfhydrase, whose amino-acid sequence MTLPFVSRQRMLFSAPAASPCQRIVSSLFPQLQLWIKRDDLLHPQVSGNKFRKLKFPLQALAGQPAHLVSMGGLWSNHIHALAHAAAAAGLASSALIRGQAGMHSAMLDDCRALGMQIHFVDRLGYRALRSEAEAWRRHVPADASAYHWLPEGGSSAAALHGVAELVAETQAQLGFLPEVVALACGSGATTAGVLAGLQGHSAVLAVAVLKNAHYLHAEMARLLLEAGYPAYPNYRLLTTFHHGGYAKTSAALLAFCQRFEAETGILIEPVYTGKMLYALHVLCHAGYFRRGTRLLAIHTGGLQGLRGFA is encoded by the coding sequence ATGACTTTACCATTTGTCAGCCGTCAACGCATGCTCTTCTCCGCTCCCGCTGCCTCACCTTGCCAGCGCATCGTCAGTAGCCTGTTCCCGCAACTGCAATTGTGGATCAAGCGCGACGATTTATTACATCCTCAGGTGTCGGGCAATAAGTTCCGCAAGCTGAAGTTTCCACTGCAGGCCTTGGCCGGGCAGCCGGCTCATTTAGTCAGCATGGGCGGCTTGTGGTCCAATCACATCCACGCGCTCGCCCATGCGGCGGCGGCGGCCGGCTTAGCGTCGAGCGCACTCATCCGCGGCCAAGCTGGCATGCACAGCGCCATGCTCGATGATTGTCGCGCCCTCGGCATGCAAATTCATTTCGTCGATCGCCTCGGCTACCGCGCTTTGCGCTCCGAGGCCGAGGCTTGGCGTCGGCATGTGCCGGCCGATGCCAGTGCTTACCACTGGCTGCCGGAAGGCGGCAGCAGTGCCGCGGCCCTGCATGGAGTGGCCGAATTGGTAGCAGAAACCCAGGCCCAGCTCGGTTTTTTGCCCGAGGTGGTGGCGCTGGCTTGCGGCAGCGGCGCGACCACGGCCGGCGTGCTGGCCGGTTTGCAGGGGCACAGTGCGGTGCTCGCTGTGGCGGTATTAAAAAATGCCCATTACTTGCATGCTGAAATGGCGCGCTTGCTACTTGAAGCCGGCTATCCGGCCTATCCGAACTACCGCTTGCTAACTACTTTTCACCACGGCGGCTACGCCAAAACCAGCGCCGCGCTGCTGGCATTTTGTCAGCGCTTCGAAGCCGAAACCGGCATCCTGATCGAACCGGTCTACACCGGAAAAATGCTGTATGCCCTGCATGTGCTGTGCCACGCCGGCTATTTCCGTCGCGGCACGCGGCTGCTGGCGATCCATACCGGCGGCTTGCAAGGTTTGCGCGGCTTTGCATGA